The genomic segment ATCTAGACTCAGATTCCAACATTtgttatggtttttttttaattcttttatgccCTTTTATTAAATGAGAAAATTGCTTTGTAGCCCTTCTAAAATATTAAATCGTTCAATTTAAGCTTtggttaaatgaaaaaaatttacacttttcaccctttcaaaaactacaaaaatagtcattttatttgactcagattacattttagccacttatatttaaaatgttatattttagtcacttacgttatcgttttgttacgaagtgattaCTCTGTCGTTAAGCCCCCTTACTTTCCTAATGACAATCCTACATAatagtccaaatgagttttaaatgctaactttagatgagaatagatttttaattaaataaatttaattaattaaaaattttaaattaattaaaccttGAATTACGTTCTGTCTTTTCTTTTCCTGAAAAACTATTATCATCCCAGTTGGTCTAATTGAACATTCAagttaacattaaaaatatatttggaCTATCATGTAGGATTGTCGTTGGTAACTAAGCTTAACAACAGAGCGACGACTTTGTAACAAAATAACAACGCAAacgactaaaacgtaatatttcaaacataagtaattaaaatataatctgacacaaacaaaattgactatttttttataatttactctttgttaaattgtataaatattaatttccTTAAAAGGATTCATGGAAGCTTTAAATGACCCAATTGAAAGTAATTAAAGAAGTGAAAGAATATGTTGAAAATGTGagagttgaaataattaaagaaaGATAAGTACCATGAGTTCTTTGAATGAGATCATCAAGCTCAGTCTTGATGGCAAGATAGAGTTGTTTCCATTTCTCCACAACTTCATCCCTCCTTGCCCTTTCCTCTTTCATTTGCTCCAATAAGTAACTTGTCCCAAGCAATGGCCACCCTTTGTCACATTTCTGAACCATCACCATTGATGAACCACCTTCTTCCATTTTCTTTATCTTCTCTTCTTTCTCATCCACTAACTTCCTCAACACCTTCACTTCCTCCTTTAACTTCTTCCTCTCTTTAACCCACTCAGCCTCTTTGCATGCATTAACCATCACTTCTTTCTCATAATATCTTCCCACTCTTCCCTCTTGGAGAAGCCTCATTTTGTCTGTCATCAATACCTTCACATTCCTCCTCCCATGGCATGGCTTCCTCTTTTTCTTGCTATTAGAGGCTCCCATGGTTGAAGAAAATAATGGGAAAGTGAGATAGGTTTTTAGAGGgtattttttttggggggggggattAGGAATTAGGGAAAACAAAGTGTGTGAATGACATAATTCCCTTACCACAGAGGCTCCTCAATTAATgaagaaaaacaataaaaaataacaatgCCCCTTTATCCCCcacatagaaaaaaaaaatcaacaatattTGTGATTAATTTGTGAGTGATAAACATTAGACAAACTTTCCCTCAAATAATTGATGGGAGTGTGAAAAAAAGACCCGTGAAATAGGCTATTTCTTCAAGTTTACAATAAGATGAACACACAAGACAATATATGCAAAAATAAAGGAAGATAGTGGGATTGAAAAGGGCAGACAGCCCCTTCACTACCCAAATGACTTTTTGAAGCAAAGATATATACACAATCTAATTATTACTAGTTTAATTCTGTGATtattaaatacataaattaaaagaaattgtgCCATGTTAATGGTCCTAAGGACACTATTGTAACTTGCACCAAAGAATACTATCCCTTTTGATGTGacctttttctttcattcaatgcATGGCAGTAGTAAATAAAGTTGTTCATTTAAAtttatctatatttataaataaataatttaaatttattaatttaatatttaatattttagataaatttttttataaaatttagttttaaaaaagtaatatatttttttactattttcataatattaaattatataatataattttattatatattttaattatatttatttttttgtcacaatatttaaaactatttataatttttttaatatataaattaaaaaataatatattctaacatactcaaattcacgttcatataatttgaaaaaagaaacttAAAAGAATGTTCTGTTAATCCAATCTAATAATTAGGCTTGGTTCCCAATTCCCGAATTCTAAAATCATTTGATTTGATTGGAACCGACCTTTAATTTTGGTGAACTAGAGTTTAGGTGCAACCAGAAATCATTCTAAAGTAATTGTGTATGTGCTATAGAAGTTGTGAATGTGATGTTCCAATGCCAGCTTTAGATGGCCCTACATCCTTTCAAGGACATGATTAGAAAGCTTCATAATTGAGCAATTTTCTCTGTTAAATACCTCAAAATTTAGCTCGTGAATAAGGTCTAATCTCACATGTATAAACAAGCAAAAAATTCTTTTGCCTATTTACAAGCTGAGAAATTTCTACACAAGTGCTATAATGTTACTTGAGAAAAGAGCCAAAAGTTGAAAAGAAGGATATGATGGGTATCATTTTCATTGGAGAAAAGGGGGAAAAAAATTTATCTACCATTCATTTCCAATCTTCTTCACCTACAATTTACTGTTTGAATGCAAATAATTTTCTGAGATATTTTTCCTGAGAAAATTCTGCTATCCAATCAGGATTCTGGTGTACAATTCCTCCCCTCCCTATAGTTTAGGGTAGCAAATAGACTTGAAATTTTCAAAGCTTACTAAAACAGCATGATTTCATGTACCAACACAATTCATTTATGATCACACCTTACCCCCCTCGGATTCCCTGACTGCAAGAAAATATTAAAAGGACTTTGAGTGTAATTAGCTGCTTGGAAACTGTACATCAATGCCAGTTTACAAACTACATGTCCATTTCACATTAATTTGGAGAATGGGGAATTTGGAACTTACTAATTTCCTacagaataaataaatatactaAATTAGTCAAAAGAATTGGATAAGgactaggttttttttttccccTGGGTTGGGAGGATgtgaaaattttaactaaaaaaattcacTTCGAATGAATTTTACCATCCAATTCAATTATTTGCAACTTCATTAGTCTTAATATCGAACAGTCACCCAGAGTATATTATTCAATTTTGATGCCACAAATAAGTTGacgttaattaaattaataaaactataaaaatatttttttttatgttttatactttttaatatatatacggaTCCAAATATCCATAAGTTTAAACACCATAATTACGAAAGCTAATATCTTTTACAGGTTTTTCCCCTgttataatttaatctattttttaatttatattattgttaattaattttaaattatgcatttatttttaaacacacttTTGTAATCTAAATTTATGGTTTTCGTATGCATAAGTATATGATAAGATTTTTAGTAATACTAATGATTTTTATTCTCAATGGTAAAGCTAGAAATTTTTTAGGAAAGATTAAggtaaaactataaaatattagaagggtcaaaattaaaaagtttgggttaaaaagacttaaattataaattattaatttttaaaaaagctaaaagtttatttttatttattaaaaatagaaaatatttattttctgaaGGGGCTTAAAATTAAGCTAGGGGCCAAAGCCCCCTTGCTTATCCTTATTATAATTTTTGCTAATAAAACTTTAGTAATACgtttaattattcaaattattttcgtatgagtttttttttttatgaaactccACAAGTAGGAATGAAATATTGCCATatgtcataaaaatattaaaataagggtctgtttgattgacggaattgattttctggaaaatcatttccaacttttccagcgtttgattggcggaaaacattttccatttggaaaatgaattcCAAAACAAGGggaaatgggttacattttaaggaaaatgtcttaccctttcaatttccgtaagacattttccgtgctctcctctctatcgcctccttcattctttccttcatttccggtagaaaactgcttctgtttatcgattttccagtaacttgtttttttaattattcaatacttttttaacacaattacaaataatttatttgatattagtttttttcaatttataacgattaatattgtagcttaataattgagtattattataaataaatcattgcaatatatgtaaaaacaatttaaaatataaaaatttattaatatatattaatatatgtaaaaacaacttttccggaaaatattttcaggaaatctgccaaacagcagaaaatattttctagtaaatcattttacagaaaagtaaaacattttccagaaatcattttacggaaaacattttactggcaatcaaacagaccctaaattaaaacaaatattatgaTGTATTAAATTTTACTtgtgaagttaaaaaaatttattaacaacAGACAGAATACTAATCCCTTTTTtatatctaaaaaatatattaaattttagataaatttaaAGTTGAATTAGATCCAACATTTCAACGAAGATAAGCTCTTTCAACATTAATACCTAAATTTAACTATGGATTATAGATACTTTAAAGGCAAATTCACCAAGttagcttattctagtaatacgtttaataatttgatttctttaataTTTCAACAGAGACAAGGGCTTCCAAGGTTGTTTTCATTGTTCGCCTAACTATGAATTATGTTCTacctttttccaaaaaaaaaaaaaaagaattatgttcTACTTTCTCAATTACGAGGTTTTGGTTTATTGCAAGAAAGATTCAAAGTCCCTTCTTACATTGCCATGTCTCTTAGCTATGTTTTTCTTTttaggtaaactataaaaataaacacttttaTTTGCTTCAGATTATAGAAGTAGTTAATCTACTGTTAAGCTCTGTTATCTTCGTAATAATAGTTCTATGTGACAgtccaaataggttttaaatgtcaacttggatgtTCTATGTGACAgtccaaataggttttaaatgtcaacttggatgtcctatgtggcagtccaaattaaatttatttaattaaaaacttctTTTTATCCCAACaactggacatccaagttggcatttaaatcCCATATAGATTGCCACGTAGGACTTCCGTTACAGAGGTAACGaagtttaacggtagagtgaccacttcgtaacaaaacaataacgtaagtgactaaaatgtaacatttcaaacataagtaactaaaatgtaacatgaggcaaacaaaagtgactatttttatagtttactttttctttctacattttataaaaaaatggtgATTTTTATCCTCCTACTatacctaaaatttaaaattaatttttattctcGAATGTCTATAATAACTCGgtccttattttttttttataatgtataGTCAAAATAGTTAATGTTGTTGACTACTGCAATTAAATTTTTTGCatgaatgtttttaaaaatattattttaacaaaaaaaaagttatcttGACATGAGTTATCAAAATTATTAactatactaatattttaattaactaatgacataatttttctcttttttagttattataaaataatagtaaaattgcaGTTTCGATTCTCTACTATGTTAACATTAGatatttagtctttatactttaatttaacataatttgatcatttacTTTTACAAGGTCATTAATTACTCCAAATAATTTACATCATGTGATAGTTATCTTATTACTTTACCATCACAtcttttgtttatatatatttataaccaTGACAAAATGACATGCCAACAGATTTTTTCAATAGATTATCATTATACTTCGctgaaattttagatttaatctttactttaactttttgacataatttgatactttaatttttacaattttattgatTAGCTTGAatactttattttgattaaaatgatgtaatttttaagaattgttaatgccattaaaattatcaattaaattcacTTCTATTGTAATGTCGTTTTGTGTTACATAGTTACCGtatgagtgttttttttttcaatttcaaaatataactcaagtgaatttaacagaaaaatttaatgatatttataatttaacctaaacttttaaattcgaaaaaaaactaaacccttcaaattaaaagtatgaaaacaagttaaagaaaaaaagtaCTAAAACTACATTTTAAACGCACATACTAGTTCTAAATTAAAGGTTGAGCATGATGATTGGTGTCAACTTATAATAACCTTATCACATCACTTCAGCTATAACTATAACCTTtagcaaatttataaatttattgtcCTTTAAATGAAATCAATTTCAAGAATAATTAGTAACATTGTTAAGCTCCTGTACTTAAATTCGATTATGTTACTTAACTGACGATTTTTCAGCCATGTGACGTATATTAATATTTTTCTGTTGACACTGATAGCTTTGAGACTCTCATAAATACACTACTACGaatcttttatgttcttttgttGGAAAACAAATCCAAACACCAAAAATCTTAGAGGTGCATGCTTTAATTTAGACTAAGCATATATCTGCTACGCTATAATTTACACTACTACCTTAATTTTAATCGTCATGAAAGAATCACGCATTTTCATTCCAAAAACAATAGATTATAATATGTTATAGGTACTATACTATTCACGAATTAGTCCTgctttttatttctaaaaattaattcctctacttctaaaatttcaaaattttcaaaactcaagtttaattataatgttaatttttgttaaattacatgactactaagagagcatttcttttttatttcaaaatgtcataccAACAAATTTAATGGAAAAATTTAACAATGTAACAATttgacctaaattttgaaatctgaaaaatatAGCAATTAAATTTCTGAAAAGTACAGGGATcgatggcatattttaaccaaaataacaATATAATCAAGTTAAATGTTACCGGATTCAAATATGAGACACTATTGTTGAAGCAGCTTGAACCATCTTCTATTTCAAATCAAATACAAATATCAAGCTTTTATCACATTATACAAAACATTCATTTTGATTAAAAACAAATTCAAGTCATTTTAAACACTTTAGAATCATTTTTAAATAAGTTCTAGGTGCTTGGGGATGATCGAGACCAAGTTCGAGTCTCCAGGAGtcaaaacaagtaaaaatagggGAGGGATCCCTATCTGCCAGACGTGTATCTGTAGAAGTTCCTGCTACTGATTTACTTGTACCGATACATCTTACCACTTGCATTGGTAGAAGTTTGTCAGGATCCAAAAAATGACCCTAAAACACACCTAATTTGATCTAAAACAATACCAAATCATTTCTAAACATTATGAAACACTAAATACAAGTTTTAAACACCATTTAAGCATCtttaaacacattcaaacataagCCTTCAAACATGAAGATCACTTTACcaatttcatacttcaattttATCTACTTGACATGGAAGCAACCAATGACTGATAGCATAGCATTAATTTAAGATCATGCATCTCAACTTAATCACATAATCATATCATCGAACACTTAGATTATTGAACATGtttaacttgtatttttttaagCATAGAAGATACCAAGGCATCATAATTGACTCCAAAAACTAAATTACAACACTAGATACATGCCGACTCTATTTTAGCATTCAACTTACGATTCAAACATTACTGAGCTGAGATTTGAAACCTGGATGCTGCCAACCTTCTTGAATCCACAAGACCTAATTGAaacctgcgcacagaaacaaacaaatCCACACACTAAACAAAAGAGCTCAATGGTCTAACATAATTTGAAAACaatgtatataataaaatttaaacatataaatttgatataaaatcatttttaacaAGTGTATATCAAGGAATCTTTGTTTCATGTCCTTTACTAAAACTTTCATACCAAATTCATGCTCGAGTTAAGTCTCATATAACATCATCTCATTATGCCTTTAATGCCATGCACTATCATGTCTAGTATCATCAATTAGATTTAAGCATAACATCAATACTAtctcaatttaattaataatcatATGGCATTCTCATACCACTATTGATATCTCAACATCAAGATTCAAAAGGcatttcatatacaaatattcattttctcatttcatgaTCGGATCCATTGATTCATTTTATAACCATATCGGCCCTCGGGGCCCATAATATCCGAATCGCATGGTTTTTCACGTGCTATCTTTCCATgctttaataattcattttcaatttcCACGATCAACATTTAACATTAAACTTTTAAACTTATTAAGCAAATCACATGATTTATAATCCCTATTAACCAAACACAGAGTCAAGATGGATACACGGATCAACCAATCATTACACCAAAATAGCTGACACTCAATGCATCATCAGTACGTCCGAAATAATGCGCGCTCCGCGCCTCATCAgtattagacctgtccatgggccgggccgggttcgggccgggcccacAAAAAATTTTCAGCCCGtttactaggcccgggcccggcccaaaatatgggcctgagaTTTTGTCCAGGCCCTGCCCGAAGAAAAAATAcggggcccggcccggcccgtttttaattaaaattaaaattaaaattattttttaataaaattaaaactaattgttattaaaattaattgttagtaaaattatcaaattattaattgttaattgtattaattgttgtaataaaatctaacatttgattagtaaatttatcaaattattaattgtattaattgt from the Gossypium hirsutum isolate 1008001.06 chromosome D09, Gossypium_hirsutum_v2.1, whole genome shotgun sequence genome contains:
- the LOC107890596 gene encoding uncharacterized protein: MGASNSKKKRKPCHGRRNVKVLMTDKMRLLQEGRVGRYYEKEVMVNACKEAEWVKERKKLKEEVKVLRKLVDEKEEKIKKMEEGGSSMVMVQKCDKGWPLLGTSYLLEQMKEERARRDEVVEKWKQLYLAIKTELDDLIQRTHGDAINWKTEEEEMIEDMKKELKSKEETIQSLKARLASMEKAGYEMKREMDILKQSFKILGSNYATISKKSSSTKLGHYL